The genomic DNA CCTCCGCCATGGGCTTAAACAGATAGCCGGAGGCGCCGGTGAGCCCGAAGAGCGGGAGCCATGCGATCGCGATGCACAGGGTGGCGACGAGCGTCGGCACGACGATCTGATTGGCGGCGTCGATGATGGCTTGCTCCAGCGGCTTGCCCATCTCGAGATGGCGATCGATGTTCTCGATCATCACGGTTGCGTCATCCACGAGGATTCCGACCGCCAGGGCGAGCCCGCCCAAGGTCATGACGTTGATCGTTTCGCCGAGCCAATGCAGACCGATGATGGCGGTCAAGATGGACAGCGGGATCGAGGTCCAGACGATGACGGTGGCCCGCCAGGAGCCGAGCAACAGCAGCACGATGAGGCCGACCAGCGCGCCGGCGGTCAGCATTTCATGGACCACGTCGGAGATCGCATCCTTGACAAACGTCGAGGCGTCGTCCAAGAGCCGGATCCTCACGCCTTCCGGAACGACATGCTCGGCCCGGGGGATCATCTTCTTGATTCCGTCCACCACCGCCAGAGTCGAAGCTTCGGTGCTCTTCATGACGACGATGATGACGGTCTGTTTGCCCTTCACCAGCACGGCGTTCTGTTGCACCCGGCCCATGAGGCGCACCGACGCCACGTCGCGCAGATAGACGAACGCATTGCCATCCCGCTTGATCGGGATATTGGCGAATTCCTCGATCTGCAGCGGCGACGCATTCGACTGAACAATCCAGTCCGTTGTGTTGATCTTGATATCGCCGGTGGGCAGTACGCGATATTGCTTCATGAGGACATCGTGAATGTCGGACGGCGTGAGACTGCGCGCGAGCATTTTCTGCGGATCGAGATTGACCATGACCTGCATATCCTGGCCTCCATAGGGATGCGGCAGGATGGCGCCATTGACGGTCACGAGCAACGGGCGGATACGCATATAGGCGAGGTTATAGAGCTCCGCCGGAGTCATGTCGTCGGAGCTCACTTCCAGCATCGCCACGGGGATCGACGAGGGGGCGAGACGCATGATCATGGGCGGAGAAATGTCCGGCGGCAGCGCTTTCACCACCGTCTGCGCAATGGCTGCGATATCCGCTTCGGCCCGCCCCACATCCACTCCGTCTTGCAGGTAAATATTGGTGATGCTGCTCCCGTAGTACGAGTGACTATGCATGTATTTGATGCCTTCCACGGTCGCGGTCACGAACCGTTCGAACAGATACGTGATGCGTCCCTCCACCTGTTGCGGCAACAGGCCGGAGTAGATCCACACGACGGAGGTCACCGGGATCGTGATATTCGGAAAAACATCGGTCGGCATGTGTTGAATCGTCAACCCTCCGAAGAGCACGATGAGGATCGACATCACCACGAAGGTGTACGGCCTGCGCAGAGCAATGAGGACAATCTTATTCATGCAAGTCCCTCTTATTCATGCAAGAAGACTCTTGACAACAACCATTCATTGAAGATTATTCACCAGGAACATCGCTCACCTTCGATAAATCCCCTGGTCGGTTTCCAAGTAGCTAGGCGACATGCCCATCGACGATCTTCCGCCCCGAAACCTTGATCGGCCATTACTCAATTGCGAGACGGTAATCTCGC from Nitrospira sp. includes the following:
- a CDS encoding CzcABC family efflux RND transporter, transmembrane protein; amino-acid sequence: MNKIVLIALRRPYTFVVMSILIVLFGGLTIQHMPTDVFPNITIPVTSVVWIYSGLLPQQVEGRITYLFERFVTATVEGIKYMHSHSYYGSSITNIYLQDGVDVGRAEADIAAIAQTVVKALPPDISPPMIMRLAPSSIPVAMLEVSSDDMTPAELYNLAYMRIRPLLVTVNGAILPHPYGGQDMQVMVNLDPQKMLARSLTPSDIHDVLMKQYRVLPTGDIKINTTDWIVQSNASPLQIEEFANIPIKRDGNAFVYLRDVASVRLMGRVQQNAVLVKGKQTVIIVVMKSTEASTLAVVDGIKKMIPRAEHVVPEGVRIRLLDDASTFVKDAISDVVHEMLTAGALVGLIVLLLLGSWRATVIVWTSIPLSILTAIIGLHWLGETINVMTLGGLALAVGILVDDATVMIENIDRHLEMGKPLEQAIIDAANQIVVPTLVATLCIAIAWLPLFGLTGASGYLFKPMAEAVMIAMIASFILSRTLVPTMAKYMMRSHHVAIA